A genomic segment from Asterias amurensis chromosome 6, ASM3211899v1 encodes:
- the LOC139938932 gene encoding lactadherin-like: MEDGSIPDSNIRASSFHTEETRPQDSCIASNGRLNHPGSSEGVVGGWCPADNDLGTPWFQVDLETTKQVEGVMIQGSTDPWERFHDWVTKYKVGYSNDTQAWRYVGGSSLQTAEVFQGNDDDVEAVTSIFREPIRARYVRVLPTAYQEWPSMRIELIGCKGDVLDLINNRPFSTYDHDNDGDAENCAGLLEGGWWFDRCSGVPLYSGYHEKVVESNLNGDYSYYVNYSINEYRGMRWSTWEGRQIVKSEMKMRREG; this comes from the exons ATGGAAGACGGTAGCATCCCAGACTCCAACATTAGAGCGTCGAGTTTCCATACTGAAGAGACCCGGCCCCAGGATAGTTGTATTGCGAGTAATGGACGACTAAACCATCCTGGAAGTAGCGAAGGGGTTGTAGGTGGCTGGTGTCCGGCAGATAACGACCTCGGGACACCCTGGTTCCAAGTGGATTTGGAGACAACAAAGCAAGTCGAAGGTGTAATGATACAAGGGAGCACGGATCCTTGGGAACGTTTCCATGACTGGGTGACAAAATACAAAGTGGGGTACAGCAACGACACGCAAGCATGGCGTTACGTCGGCGGATCATCTTTGCAAACAGCAGAG GTGTTTCAAGGAAATGATGATGATGTGGAAGCAGTTACAAGCATATTTCGGGAGCCCATACGTGCTCGCTATGTTCGCGTTTTACCAACTGCATACCAAGAATGGCCATCCATGCGCATCGAGCTCATTGGTTGCAAAG GTGATGTTCTTGATTTGATCAACAACCGGCCATTCTCAACCTACGACCACGACAACGATGGTGATGCTGAAAACTGTGCTGGTCTGCTGGAGGGAGGTTGGTGGTTTGACCGTTGTTCTGGTGTCCCTTTATACAGTGGTTACCATGAGAAGGTTGTGGAAAGCAACCTGAATGGCGACTATTCGTATTACGTCAATTATTCGATTAATGAGTATCGCGGTATGCGATGGAGTACTTGGGAAGGAAGACAGATTGTGAAGAGTGAAATGAAGATGCGTCGTGAAGGTTAA
- the LOC139938723 gene encoding ficolin-1-like produces the protein MDFLRTVLLFLITIHAVVNGSPKTCYFVQEPNHAGKLHWVMPGSHEERCSCAVILPAGLNKMAPKRLIKPYRTDHPLFTDEVKMIHDYFNCHYDKPADCQALLDAGNTESGVYTVSLPNSQELLDVNCEMIDTTGWLVFQRRLNGSVNFTRNWNEYKRGFGNLQGEFWLGNEAVRLLTGLAESNWTIRVDLTDETGVEGSLTKSSFRIVGDEYTLQVGSSELGQIGEWAYITAISNLKERPRNKK, from the exons TTGTCAATGGATCACCAAAGACGTGCTATTTCGTGCAAGAGCCGAACCATGCAGGCAAACTCCACTGGGTGATGCCGGGCAGTCATGAGGAACGCTGCTCCTGTGCCGTTATATTACCAGCGGGGCTAAATAAAATGGCACCCAAGAGACTAATCAAACCCTACCGCACCGATCACCCACTGTTTACTGACGAAGTTAAGATGATTCACGACTATTTTAATTGCCACT aTGACAAACCTGCGGACTGCCAGGCCTTGCTGGATGCAGGTAATACTGAGAGTGGTGTCTACACCGTTTCGCTCCCAAACAGCCAAGAGCTTTTGGACGTCAACTGTGAAATGATTGATACAACAGGCTGGCTG GTATTTCAGAGACGTCTGAATGGATCTGTGAATTTCACGCGGAACTGGAACGAGTATAAGAGAGGCTTTGGGAACCTTCAGGGGGAGTTCTGGCTTGGCAATGAAGCAGTGCGTCTTCTGACTGGTCTAGCTGAGTCTAACTGGACTATCCGTGTGGATCTCACAGATGAAACGGGCGTTGAGGGATCTTTGACGAAATCGTCATTCCGCATAGTTGGTGACGAGTACACCTTGCAAGTGGGAAGCTCTGAGCTTGGTCAAATTGGTGAGTGGGCCTACATAACAGCAATCAGCAATTTAAAGGAAAGACCGAGAAACAAGAAATGa